The Nitrosomonas cryotolerans ATCC 49181 genome includes a window with the following:
- a CDS encoding RNA-guided endonuclease InsQ/TnpB family protein encodes MKQIIRKAFKFRLNPNSDQAQKMVEFAGANRFVWNKALAMNLFRLEQKQPLLWYNELSFWLKLWKSSEDYGFLKTVHSQPLQQALKNLEKAFKDGFDKKQPLKRIPKFKKKGLSDSFRYPQGFKLEQESSKVFLPKIGWVKYRNSRQVIGDVKNMTISRKGGYWYVSIQTEYETELKRHSSTSMIGVDMGVTRFATLSDGSYVEPLNSFRKLSKKLAFEQRKLSKKVRFSANWKKQKQIITRLHERIANARLDFLHKTSTEISKNHAMVVVENLKIGSMSKSAKGSVEKHGKNVKAKSGLNKSILDQGWGMFVSFLEYKQACSGGDVLKVNPQYTSQTCPGCQHVNRDNRKSQSAFECTECGFKANADLVGALNVLERGHRLLACGVETLVSSKKQEPVAVAIQTYS; translated from the coding sequence ATGAAGCAGATTATACGCAAAGCCTTTAAATTTCGACTCAATCCAAATTCTGACCAAGCACAGAAGATGGTTGAGTTTGCGGGTGCTAATCGGTTTGTTTGGAATAAAGCCTTAGCAATGAATCTGTTCAGATTAGAGCAGAAACAGCCATTGCTTTGGTACAACGAGTTGTCATTTTGGCTAAAGCTATGGAAATCCTCAGAAGATTATGGATTTCTAAAAACCGTTCATTCTCAACCGTTGCAACAAGCCTTAAAAAACTTAGAAAAAGCGTTCAAAGACGGTTTTGATAAAAAACAGCCTTTAAAACGGATTCCAAAATTCAAGAAAAAAGGTTTGAGTGACAGCTTTCGTTATCCACAAGGATTTAAGCTGGAGCAAGAGTCTAGCAAAGTGTTCTTGCCTAAAATCGGTTGGGTGAAATATCGTAATTCACGCCAAGTCATTGGTGACGTTAAAAATATGACGATTTCCCGTAAAGGCGGTTATTGGTACGTGTCGATTCAGACTGAGTACGAGACCGAGCTAAAGCGTCATAGCTCAACCAGTATGATTGGTGTTGATATGGGCGTTACCCGCTTTGCAACCTTGTCAGACGGCTCATACGTAGAACCTTTAAACAGTTTCAGAAAGTTATCAAAGAAACTGGCTTTTGAACAGCGTAAGCTGTCTAAAAAAGTCCGTTTCTCTGCTAACTGGAAAAAGCAGAAACAAATCATTACCCGACTGCATGAGCGTATTGCCAATGCTCGTTTAGACTTCTTACACAAAACCTCAACCGAAATCAGCAAAAATCACGCAATGGTCGTAGTTGAGAATTTAAAGATAGGAAGCATGTCTAAGAGTGCCAAGGGCAGTGTTGAAAAGCATGGTAAAAACGTCAAAGCGAAATCGGGTCTAAACAAATCCATTCTTGACCAAGGATGGGGAATGTTCGTTTCGTTCTTGGAGTATAAACAGGCTTGTTCAGGCGGGGATGTATTGAAGGTAAACCCTCAATACACCTCTCAAACCTGCCCTGGATGTCAACATGTTAATCGTGACAATCGCAAAAGCCAAAGTGCTTTTGAATGTACAGAATGTGGATTTAAAGCCAATGCCGACTTGGTAGGTGCCTTGAATGTACTTGAGCGAGGACATCGCTTGTTAGCCTGTGGAGTTGAAACGTTAGTTTCGTCTAAGAAGCAGGAACCAGTGGCAGTAGCAATACAAACCTACTCTTAA
- the putA gene encoding bifunctional proline dehydrogenase/L-glutamate gamma-semialdehyde dehydrogenase PutA: MLFDKPLLPVDSLRAAVQAAYLLDESTCIKARLHAAALPVQMRQRVQEIGTSLSEGIRERYPHAGSLDAFMHEYDLASHEGVMLMCLAEALLRIPDAKTADLLIEDKLFQANWAEHMGASDSLLVNASTWALMLTGRIAKPHDRDQQPGFEATLQSLVARSGEVVVRQALVQAMKIIAREFVMGRTIEEALARAEESEQRGYRYSYDMLGESAHTQAEAEDYFESYMHAIEAIGKYSDGRGPVQGPGISVKLSALHPRYEFSQRERVMAELVPRLKTLLFRARDYDIGLTIDAEETERLDLSLTLVEAVFSDSRLAGWAGFGLAVQAYQKRALPVIDWLEGLARRYERRLAVRLVKGAYWDREIKQAQALGLPGYPVFTRKAATDVSFVACMKRLFSASHYLYPQFATHNAHTVASVLAVAGDEHTDFEFQRLHGMGEMLYDQIVGESDNKQACRVYAPVGSHEHLLPYLVRRLLENGANTSFVNHVLDKQRSIAEIIADPIAKMMDLEEKPHPHIPLPQDLYMPDRENSKGIDLTDPMMLQNLMHELQSFTSLAPWTANPLINGIVEADGDERPIYNPADHHDTVGLVVEASVEHAKKAIGIAQEAQHKWDATPVDKRAAYLQRAADLFDSNRAELMALCMREGGKTVDDAVAEIREASDFLRYYAMMACQGFAQPSIFRGTTGEYNAMTLHGRGVFVCISPWNFPLAIFTGQIGAALASGNAVIAKPAEQTPLIAMRAIQLLHAGGIPFEVLHFLPGSGKRVGTALVSDARIAGVVFTGSTETARAINGVLANKPGPIIPLIAETGGQNAMIVDSSALTEQVVRDVISSAFHSAGQRCSALRVLYLQEEVADRIIEMLTGAMAELNIGNPCLLSTDIGPVIDSVALEKLKCHYEMMCHNAQLLCQCSLPEGTEEGTFFAPCAFEIKDMSLLTHEVFGPVLHIIRYASQELDNVIEAINNTGYGLTLGIHSRIDSRADYIQKRVKVGNIYVNRNQIGAIVGVQPFGGEGLSGTGPKAGGPHYLYRFVTERMVTIDTTAAGGNTTLATLSD; encoded by the coding sequence ATGCTATTTGATAAACCATTATTACCCGTTGATTCATTACGTGCTGCAGTTCAAGCCGCTTACCTGCTGGATGAATCCACGTGTATTAAAGCGCGTTTACATGCTGCCGCATTGCCTGTTCAAATGCGTCAACGCGTCCAAGAGATTGGAACGAGTTTGTCTGAGGGTATTCGTGAGCGCTATCCGCATGCGGGCAGTCTTGATGCTTTTATGCATGAATATGATTTGGCGAGTCATGAGGGAGTGATGCTGATGTGCCTTGCAGAGGCATTATTGCGCATTCCAGATGCAAAGACGGCTGATTTGTTAATCGAGGATAAGCTTTTTCAGGCGAACTGGGCCGAGCACATGGGCGCATCTGACTCCTTACTTGTTAATGCATCAACTTGGGCATTGATGTTAACCGGGCGTATTGCAAAACCGCATGATCGTGATCAACAACCTGGCTTTGAAGCCACATTACAGAGTTTAGTGGCCCGAAGTGGTGAAGTCGTCGTGCGACAGGCGCTTGTGCAAGCCATGAAAATCATTGCCCGCGAGTTTGTTATGGGGCGTACGATCGAAGAAGCACTTGCCCGGGCAGAAGAATCTGAGCAACGGGGTTATCGATATTCTTACGATATGCTGGGTGAGTCCGCACATACCCAGGCTGAAGCTGAAGATTATTTTGAATCCTATATGCATGCGATTGAAGCGATTGGAAAATATTCGGATGGTCGCGGGCCGGTTCAAGGCCCGGGTATCTCGGTGAAGTTATCGGCATTGCACCCACGTTATGAATTCTCGCAGCGTGAACGTGTCATGGCGGAATTGGTACCAAGATTAAAAACACTGCTGTTCAGAGCACGAGATTATGATATCGGTTTGACCATAGATGCTGAAGAAACAGAACGCCTGGATTTGTCGTTGACGCTGGTAGAAGCCGTTTTTTCCGATTCCAGACTTGCCGGGTGGGCCGGATTCGGGTTAGCTGTGCAGGCTTATCAGAAACGCGCTTTACCCGTGATTGACTGGCTGGAAGGGCTAGCCAGGCGGTATGAGCGAAGATTAGCTGTGCGACTCGTTAAGGGTGCGTATTGGGATAGGGAAATTAAACAGGCACAGGCCTTGGGCCTTCCTGGCTACCCTGTCTTTACCCGCAAAGCAGCCACAGATGTTTCGTTTGTTGCCTGTATGAAACGTTTATTTTCTGCCTCGCATTATCTCTATCCCCAATTTGCGACCCATAATGCTCACACAGTAGCTTCTGTGCTGGCAGTCGCAGGTGATGAGCATACCGATTTTGAGTTTCAGCGTCTGCATGGCATGGGAGAGATGCTTTATGATCAGATTGTGGGCGAGAGTGATAATAAGCAGGCATGTCGCGTCTATGCGCCGGTTGGTAGTCATGAACATTTGTTACCTTATCTGGTAAGACGATTACTGGAAAATGGCGCCAATACTTCTTTTGTTAACCACGTGCTGGATAAACAACGATCGATTGCTGAGATTATCGCTGATCCTATCGCGAAAATGATGGACCTTGAGGAAAAGCCGCATCCGCATATTCCGTTACCGCAGGATCTTTATATGCCCGATCGGGAAAATTCAAAAGGAATCGACCTTACGGATCCCATGATGTTGCAGAATTTAATGCACGAGCTGCAATCGTTTACTTCGTTAGCACCATGGACAGCGAATCCCTTAATTAACGGTATTGTTGAAGCGGATGGTGATGAGCGGCCAATCTATAACCCGGCAGACCATCATGATACGGTTGGATTAGTCGTTGAAGCCAGCGTTGAGCATGCCAAGAAGGCGATTGGAATAGCACAGGAAGCCCAACATAAATGGGACGCCACCCCCGTAGATAAACGTGCCGCCTATTTGCAGCGTGCGGCTGACTTATTCGACTCTAATCGAGCTGAGTTGATGGCATTGTGTATGCGGGAAGGCGGTAAAACGGTCGATGATGCCGTTGCAGAGATACGTGAAGCGAGCGATTTTCTGCGTTATTATGCCATGATGGCTTGCCAGGGATTTGCACAACCATCGATATTTCGTGGTACTACCGGTGAATATAATGCCATGACACTACACGGGCGCGGTGTGTTTGTCTGCATCAGTCCGTGGAATTTTCCATTGGCAATTTTTACAGGTCAGATTGGAGCAGCACTGGCTTCGGGTAATGCGGTGATTGCAAAACCGGCTGAGCAAACACCGTTGATCGCAATGCGTGCAATACAACTTCTACATGCGGGCGGCATCCCGTTTGAGGTGCTGCATTTCTTGCCTGGATCAGGAAAAAGGGTGGGTACAGCACTGGTAAGTGACGCGCGCATTGCCGGTGTAGTTTTCACAGGTTCAACCGAAACGGCACGAGCAATCAATGGCGTATTAGCAAATAAGCCTGGACCCATTATCCCGTTAATCGCTGAAACAGGTGGCCAGAATGCCATGATTGTCGATTCTTCCGCTTTGACTGAGCAGGTAGTGCGCGATGTAATCAGTTCTGCCTTTCATAGTGCGGGGCAGCGTTGTTCAGCACTCCGTGTATTGTATTTACAGGAGGAAGTGGCTGACCGTATTATAGAAATGCTGACCGGCGCAATGGCTGAATTAAACATTGGTAATCCGTGCCTGCTATCAACGGATATCGGCCCTGTTATTGACAGTGTTGCGTTGGAAAAACTGAAATGCCATTATGAAATGATGTGTCATAACGCGCAGCTGCTTTGTCAATGTTCGCTTCCGGAAGGTACGGAAGAGGGGACTTTCTTTGCGCCCTGTGCCTTTGAGATCAAGGATATGAGTTTGCTGACGCACGAAGTATTTGGTCCAGTCCTACATATCATACGTTATGCTTCTCAAGAGCTGGATAACGTAATTGAAGCGATCAATAATACTGGCTATGGCCTGACGCTGGGTATTCATAGTCGTATTGACTCAAGGGCGGATTATATTCAGAAGCGGGTTAAAGTGGGTAATATCTATGTTAACCGTAACCAAATAGGAGCAATAGTTGGTGTGCAACCTTTTGGTGGTGAAGGGCTCTCGGGGACCGGTCCGAAGGCGGGTGGACCACATTATTTATATCGTTTTGTAACTGAACGAATGGTAACGATTGACACTACTGCGGCGGGAGGTAATACCACACTGGCAACGCTCTCTGATTGA
- the tnpA gene encoding IS200/IS605 family transposase: MQVNNDVRTGRHCVFNLHVHLVFVTKYRRDVFSGRVLIDLEEIFKNVCLDFEAELVEFNGEHDHIHLLVNYPPKIAISNLVNSLKGVSSRLIRKKNYPEIKNKLWGNMLWSPSYFAGSCGGAPLSIIKQYIEQQQRPH, from the coding sequence ATGCAAGTTAATAACGATGTAAGAACAGGAAGACATTGTGTTTTTAATCTTCATGTCCATTTGGTCTTTGTAACAAAATACCGTAGAGATGTTTTCTCCGGAAGGGTATTAATTGATTTGGAAGAAATATTTAAAAACGTGTGTTTGGATTTTGAAGCAGAATTGGTGGAATTTAACGGTGAGCATGATCATATTCACCTTTTAGTTAACTATCCACCAAAAATTGCTATTTCTAACTTGGTAAATAGTTTGAAAGGCGTTTCAAGCCGACTTATTCGCAAAAAGAATTATCCCGAAATTAAAAATAAGCTTTGGGGTAATATGCTTTGGAGTCCAAGCTATTTTGCGGGTAGTTGTGGTGGAGCACCACTCTCGATTATTAAGCAATATATTGAACAACAGCAAAGACCGCATTAA
- a CDS encoding zinc ribbon domain-containing protein: MSAENRATQSKFACVECGYTENADLNVAINILRAGHVQLVCQVNDAVMSSAKRTHRSHLLHSGVETAGIPCL; this comes from the coding sequence GTGTCCGCCGAGAATCGCGCAACGCAATCCAAGTTCGCGTGTGTCGAATGTGGGTACACAGAAAATGCAGACCTCAACGTGGCCATCAATATTCTAAGGGCAGGACATGTCCAGCTCGTCTGCCAAGTGAACGATGCGGTAATGTCGTCAGCAAAAAGAACTCACCGAAGTCATCTGCTTCATTCCGGGGTAGAGACAGCAGGAATCCCCTGTCTTTAG
- a CDS encoding host attachment protein, producing MTKIWVLTANSGNATLFTADSPTAALTELMNFDNPHARAKQMELSSDRAGRSFDSHGEGRHAMAVEVEPKEQEQIRFAKLIADRLEQGRVENAFERLVVVAAPAFLGLLRANFNTPLSSLLSLEIDKDYTALRPEELRTRLPERL from the coding sequence ATGACCAAGATCTGGGTTCTCACCGCGAACAGCGGCAATGCTACACTCTTTACCGCAGACTCGCCGACAGCAGCTTTGACCGAATTAATGAACTTTGATAATCCCCACGCACGCGCAAAACAGATGGAACTCAGCAGTGATCGCGCGGGGCGCAGCTTCGATAGCCACGGCGAAGGCCGCCATGCTATGGCGGTTGAAGTCGAACCCAAGGAACAGGAACAGATTCGTTTCGCCAAGTTAATTGCTGATCGGCTTGAGCAAGGACGCGTGGAGAATGCATTTGAACGCCTCGTAGTAGTAGCGGCACCCGCGTTTCTTGGCCTGCTACGGGCTAACTTCAATACCCCTCTCAGCTCTTTGCTGTCCCTGGAAATAGACAAAGATTACACGGCGCTCCGACCTGAAGAATTGCGCACTCGCCTACCCGAACGACTTTAA
- the lpxK gene encoding tetraacyldisaccharide 4'-kinase, whose protein sequence is MKLSELYWHRITPLHILLWPLSLLFNSFISLRRLGYWLDLFPSVSLPVPVIVVDSMTINDESRTPFILWLIRLLHSQGMRPGIVSHTDTDSPISPMAVTASSDPAIVNGKSLLLAQQCGAICPVWVGHDPVIVAQALLAAHPDCNVLINEGGLQYHRLQRDLEIIVINYSEASFGNGLILPAGPLRESLKRLHNVDAVIINEERKRYADTRGWAPVFNMKLVSDTFYNLLNPDSHAAPATFMNKRLHAVAGINHYPWFLNQLRRINLNAKLHAFSEHHRFIRQDIQFPDAEAVLMPEEEAAKCVNFADSTLWALSVRASIYGNLQDVILKSLKKSK, encoded by the coding sequence ATGAAATTATCTGAACTTTACTGGCATCGCATAACACCACTGCACATTTTGTTGTGGCCATTAAGTCTCTTATTTAACTCATTTATATCATTAAGAAGATTAGGCTATTGGCTGGATTTATTTCCTTCTGTGAGTCTGCCAGTACCTGTTATCGTGGTCGATAGTATGACCATCAACGATGAAAGCAGGACACCATTTATTCTTTGGCTGATTAGGCTGTTACATTCGCAAGGCATGCGACCCGGGATTGTGAGTCATACTGATACCGATTCTCCCATCTCCCCCATGGCCGTCACTGCCAGCAGCGATCCGGCTATCGTAAACGGCAAATCATTGTTACTGGCGCAGCAATGTGGCGCTATCTGTCCGGTATGGGTAGGCCATGACCCGGTTATCGTTGCGCAAGCACTGCTAGCCGCACATCCCGATTGCAATGTACTGATCAATGAGGGTGGGCTACAGTATCATCGCCTACAACGTGATCTTGAAATCATAGTAATAAATTACAGTGAAGCAAGCTTTGGCAATGGCCTGATCCTGCCTGCAGGACCATTGCGGGAAAGCCTCAAGCGCTTGCACAATGTGGACGCCGTAATTATAAATGAGGAGCGAAAACGATACGCTGATACTCGCGGCTGGGCGCCTGTTTTCAATATGAAATTGGTTAGTGACACGTTCTACAATCTATTAAATCCAGATTCTCACGCTGCGCCCGCCACATTTATGAATAAGCGATTACATGCCGTTGCCGGTATAAACCATTACCCGTGGTTTTTAAATCAACTACGACGTATTAATCTAAACGCCAAACTCCACGCCTTCTCTGAACACCACCGGTTTATCAGACAGGATATCCAATTTCCCGATGCCGAAGCGGTTCTCATGCCAGAAGAAGAAGCCGCAAAGTGTGTCAATTTCGCTGACTCGACACTTTGGGCATTGTCAGTCAGAGCGTCTATTTATGGCAATTTGCAAGATGTGATTTTAAAAAGTCTAAAAAAGTCTAAGTAA
- a CDS encoding HPF/RaiA family ribosome-associated protein, whose protein sequence is MQIQVNTGHNVEGHEEFSGQVKTKIEDALNRFSKHVTRVEVHISDENSDKGGMNDKRCLMEARLEGRQPIAVTHQAESLNLAVQGAIDKLKNVIESTLDRLNNH, encoded by the coding sequence ATGCAGATACAAGTCAATACCGGCCATAATGTTGAGGGTCACGAGGAATTTTCCGGTCAAGTCAAAACCAAGATAGAGGATGCGCTGAATCGTTTCAGCAAACACGTCACCCGAGTTGAAGTACATATCAGCGACGAAAACAGCGACAAAGGTGGCATGAATGACAAACGTTGCTTGATGGAAGCTCGTTTGGAAGGTCGCCAACCTATCGCGGTTACTCACCAAGCGGAAAGCCTGAATCTAGCCGTCCAAGGCGCTATCGATAAGTTGAAAAACGTGATCGAGAGTACGCTTGATCGGCTGAATAATCATTAA